Proteins encoded in a region of the Natronorubrum halophilum genome:
- the thrC gene encoding threonine synthase — protein sequence MSLSLSTNQPRAPDNADDGVWLECIDCGDTFAPFEDVRYTCDDCDGLLEVRYADLPTFDDFEGQGVWRYAAALPFDAGVSIQEGATPLYEVPRLEDDIGVETLRIKHEGMNPTGSFKDRGMTVGVRVAAELGVDRLACASTGNTSAALAAYGSRGGMETLVLLPAGKVAAGKIAQASLHGARILEVDGNFDACLDIVQELAAGGEAYLLNSLNPFRLEGQKTIGLEILEGFLADYDAVPDRIVLPVGNAGNTSALYKAFRELVQAGELAEGDVPKLTGVQAEGAAPMVEAIENGADEVQRWDDVETRATAIRIGNPVNAPKALPGIRETGGTAVAVSDEAITDAQRDLAGEGIGVEPASAASVAGLRKLRSEGIVDDDERVACLTTGHLLKDPDAAAAAGREPEPVSADTAGVLEHLQN from the coding sequence ATGAGTCTCAGCCTGTCCACGAATCAGCCGAGAGCGCCCGACAACGCCGACGATGGCGTCTGGCTCGAGTGTATCGACTGCGGCGACACGTTCGCGCCCTTCGAGGACGTTCGCTACACCTGCGACGACTGCGACGGCCTGCTCGAGGTTCGATACGCCGATCTGCCGACGTTCGACGACTTCGAGGGACAGGGCGTCTGGCGCTACGCCGCCGCGCTGCCGTTCGACGCCGGCGTCTCGATTCAGGAGGGGGCGACCCCGCTGTACGAAGTCCCCCGTCTCGAGGACGATATCGGCGTCGAGACGCTGCGGATCAAACACGAGGGGATGAACCCCACCGGCTCGTTCAAAGATCGGGGAATGACCGTCGGCGTCAGGGTCGCGGCGGAACTCGGCGTCGATCGATTGGCGTGTGCCTCTACCGGGAACACGAGCGCCGCCCTCGCCGCGTACGGCTCCCGCGGCGGCATGGAGACGCTCGTCCTCCTCCCCGCGGGAAAGGTCGCGGCGGGCAAGATCGCCCAGGCCAGCCTCCACGGCGCTCGAATTCTCGAGGTCGACGGCAACTTCGACGCCTGTCTCGACATCGTCCAGGAACTCGCGGCGGGCGGCGAGGCCTACCTGCTGAACTCGCTGAACCCCTTCCGACTCGAGGGCCAGAAGACGATCGGACTCGAGATCCTCGAGGGCTTCCTCGCGGATTACGACGCCGTTCCGGATCGGATCGTTCTCCCCGTCGGCAACGCCGGAAACACGTCGGCGCTGTACAAGGCCTTCCGCGAACTCGTTCAGGCGGGCGAACTCGCGGAGGGCGACGTGCCGAAGCTGACGGGTGTCCAGGCCGAGGGCGCGGCCCCGATGGTCGAAGCGATCGAGAACGGCGCGGACGAAGTGCAGCGGTGGGACGACGTCGAGACGCGCGCGACGGCGATCCGGATCGGCAACCCCGTCAACGCGCCGAAAGCCCTGCCGGGCATCCGCGAAACCGGCGGCACCGCGGTGGCGGTCTCCGACGAGGCGATCACCGACGCCCAGCGAGATCTCGCCGGGGAGGGGATCGGCGTCGAACCCGCCTCGGCCGCCTCCGTTGCGGGGCTGCGAAAGCTTCGATCTGAAGGGATCGTCGACGACGACGAACGCGTCGCCTGCCTGACGACCGGCCACCTGCTCAAAGATCCCGACGCCGCGGCCGCCGCCGGACGCGAGCCGGAGCCGGTTTCTGCGGATACTGCGGGCGTACTCGAGCACCTACAGAACTGA